In the Dyella humicola genome, CTGGTGCTGGTCACCGACGCGACCAACATCGCCAAGGAACTGTATCTGTCGATCCTGACGGATCGCGATTCCAAGTCGATTTCGTTCATCGCCTCCAAGCACGGCGGCGTGGATATCGAGCAGGTCGCCAAGGACACGCCGGAAGACATCCACACCATCGTGGTGGACTTCGTCGAAGGGCTGCAGCCGTACCAGTGCCGCCAGCTCGGCTTCGCCATGGACCTCAATGCGAAGCAGGTCGGCCAGCTGACCAAGATCATGCTGGGCCTGTACAAGCTGTTCAACGAGAAGGACCTGTCGCTGGTCGAGCTGAACCCGCTCGCCATCCTCGAGGACGGCAACCTCGCCGCGCTCGACGGCAAGGTCAACTCCGACGACAACGCCGAGTTCCGTCACGCCGATCTGGCCGCCATGCGCGACCTGACCCAGGAAGACGCCACCGAGGCTGCCGCGATCACCTATAACCTCAACTACGTGACCATGGACGGCACCATCGGCTGCATGGTCAACGGCGCGGGCCTGGCCATGGCGACCATGGACGTGATCCAGCTGGCAGGCGGCGAGCCGGCCAACTTCCTTGACGTCGGCGGCGGCGCCACCAAGGAGCGCGTGACCGAGGCGTTCAAGCTGATCCTCTCCTCCGACAAGGTGAAGGCCATCCTGGTCAACATCTTCGGCGGCATCGTTCGCTGCGACCTGATCGCCGAGGGCATCATTGCCGCGGTGAAGGAAGTAGGCCTGAAGATTCCGGTGGTGGTGCGCCTGCAGGGCACCAACGTGGAGCTGGGCCGCGAACTGCTGGCCAATTCTGGCCTGGCGATCACGCCGGCTGACGATCTCAACGACGCG is a window encoding:
- the sucC gene encoding ADP-forming succinate--CoA ligase subunit beta; the protein is MNFHEYQAKELFAQYGIAVPPGKVANSPDAAVDAAKHLGGSQWMVKAQIHAGGRGKAGGVKFCRSLDDVHAAAKGMLGTHMETYQSAGRALPVNLVLVTDATNIAKELYLSILTDRDSKSISFIASKHGGVDIEQVAKDTPEDIHTIVVDFVEGLQPYQCRQLGFAMDLNAKQVGQLTKIMLGLYKLFNEKDLSLVELNPLAILEDGNLAALDGKVNSDDNAEFRHADLAAMRDLTQEDATEAAAITYNLNYVTMDGTIGCMVNGAGLAMATMDVIQLAGGEPANFLDVGGGATKERVTEAFKLILSSDKVKAILVNIFGGIVRCDLIAEGIIAAVKEVGLKIPVVVRLQGTNVELGRELLANSGLAITPADDLNDAAQKAVAAAKA